Proteins found in one Takifugu rubripes chromosome 17, fTakRub1.2, whole genome shotgun sequence genomic segment:
- the ppp2r2ca gene encoding protein phosphatase 2, regulatory subunit B, gamma a has protein sequence MGEDAESPKINHTFLRDYVTEADVISTVEFNQTGDLLATGDKGGRVVIFQRETESKGEPEEVGETVDSGEYNVYSTFQSHEPDFDYLKSLEIEEKINKIRWLPQQNAAHFLLSTNDKTIKLWKVSERDKRPEGYNLKDEEGRLKDMTTITSLQVPVLKPTDLMVEVRPRRVFSNGHTYHVNSISVNSDGETYLSADDLRINMWHLDITDRSFNIVDIKPANMEDLTEVITSAEFHPHHCHLFVYSSSKGTLRLCDMRASALCDRHTKLFEEPEDPGSRSFFSEIISSVSDVKFSHSGRYLLTRDYLTAKVWDLNMDKGPVETYQVHEYLRSKLCSLYENDCIFDKFECVWNSSDSVIMTGAYNSFFRMFDRETGRGVTLEAWRESSKPRAVLRTRRVYTGGKRRRGDVGVDSLDFTKKILHMAWHPSENIIAIAATNNLYIFQDRVNPETQGQ, from the exons ATGGGCGAGGACGCTGAGAGTCCCAAAATCAACCACACTTTTTTGCGAGACTATGTTACTGAAG CTGATGTCATCTCTACAGTGGAATTTAACCAGACTGGAGATCTCCTGGCCACTGGGGATAAAGGTGGCCGAGTGGTCATCTTCCAGAGGGAGACCGAG TCTAAAGGCGAaccagaggaggtgggggagacgGTGGACTCAGGGGAGTACAATGTCTACAGCACTTTCCAGAGCCATGAACCAGACTTTGACTACCTGAAGAGTCTGGAGATTGAAGAAAAGATCAACAAGATCCGATGGCTGCCGCAGCAGAATGCTGCACATTTCTTGCTCTCGACCAATG ATAAGACCATTAAACTGTGGAAGGTGAGTGAGAGAGACAAGCGACCGGAAGGATACAACCTGAAAGATGAGGAGGGACGGCTCAAGGACATGACCACCATCACCTCCCTGCAG GTGCCGGTGCTGAAACCCACGGATCTGATGGTAGAGGTTCGCCCCAGACGAGTGTTCTCCAACGGGCACACTTACCATGTCAACTCCATCTCTGTCAACAGTGATGGGGAGACCTACCTGTCTGCTGACGACCTCCGTATCAACATGTGGCATCTTGACATCACAGACCGCAGCTTTA ATATTGTGGACATCAAACCAGCCAACATGGAGGATCTGACAGAGGTGATTACATCAGCGGAGTTCCACCCTCACCACTGCCACCTGTTcgtgtacagcagcagcaaaggcaCGCTGCGCCTCTGTGACATGAGAGCCTCGGCGCTCTGCGACAGACACACCAAAC TGTTTGAAGAACCTGAAGATCCGGGCAGCAGATCCTTCTTCTCAGAGATCATTTCCTCCGTGTCGGACGTCAAGTTCAGCCACAGTGGACGCTACCTATTGACCAGAGACTACCTCACCGCTAAGGTGTGGGACCTCAACATGGACAAGGGTCCAGTGGAGACATATCAG GTTCATGAATATTTAAGGAGTAAGCTGTGCTCTCTCTATGAAAACGACTGCATCTTTGACAAGTTCGAGTGCGTTTGGAACAGCTCCGACAG cGTCATCATGACCGGCGCCTACAACAGCTTCTTCAGGATGTTTGACAGGGAGACGGGTCGAGGCGTAACGCTGGAGGCTTGGCGAGAGAGTAGCAAGCCCCGGGCCGTACTGCGGACCCGGAGGGTGTACACCGGGGGCAAGCGTCGCCGTGGAGATGTGGGCGTTGACAGCTTGGACTTCACCAAGAAAATCCTGCACATGGCTTGGCATCCATCTGAGAATATCATCGCCATAGCAGCCACCAACAACCTGTACATCTTCCAGGATCGGGTCAACCCCGAGACGCAGGGGCAGTGA
- the hpf1 gene encoding histone PARylation factor 1 yields the protein MTGRAKRKPKSAQESSSGSKEVKKARVDEPKAGAVTPGDSVQRDEVVQLYKLQMPEDLFHLWEFCKELHPDDPCNALDATLGLKLVGPFEILSGAHKASKKSVPNLHLHWRFFYDPPEFQTILLGNQATQHHIGYYRDNPDSLPSFVGENEAKKGYIITQMGDNVFAAVLLHLLKRKKERDVKKAGAETLEKLEGQLRERAGTLGLSLDQKSKAMKQRDRKVVTKTFHSAGIVVPVDKNDVGYRELPQTDAGLKKICKAIVEANSDEERIKAFGPIQEMITFVQFANDECDYGMGYELGIDLFCYGSHYFHKVIRQVLPMAYSLLNRNLFGEILESHLSKRSHDDLDQLSS from the exons ATGACAGGGCGCgcaaaaagaaaaccaaaatccGCTCAG GAGTCGAGCTCAGGGAGCAAGGAGGTGAAGAAAGCTCGTGTGGATGAACCCAAAGCCGGTGCGGTGACACCAGGGGATTCAGTTCAACGTGATGAAGTGGTCCAACTGTACAAGCTTCAAATGCCTGAAGATCTCTTCCACTTATGGGAGTTCTGCAAAGAGCTCCATCCTGACGACCCCTGCA ATGCGCTGGATGCCACGTTAGGCTTGAAGCTGGTTGGTCCGTTTGAAATTCTGTCAGGAGCTCATAAAGCCTCAAAGAAGTCCGTTCCAAACCTCCACCTTCACTGGAGGTTTTTTTATGACCCCCCTGAGTTTCAGACCATTCTTCTGGGAAATCAGGCCACTCAGCATCATATTGGCTACTACAG AGATAATCCAGACTCTCTCCCTTCATTTGTTGGAGAAAATGAAGCAAAGAAAGGCTACATCATCACACAGATGGGGGAtaatgtgtttgctgctgtccT CTTACACCTgttgaagaggaaaaaagagagagatgtCAAAAAAGCTGGAGCAGAAACTTTAGAAAAGCTGGAAGGACAGCTGAGGGAGCGGGCAGGAACACTGGGCTTGTCTTTGGATCAGAAGTCCAAAGCCATGAAGCAGCGAGACAGGAAG GTGGTCACTAAGACGTTCCACAGTGCCGGCATCGTTGTACCTGTTGATAAAAACGATGTAGGATACAGAGAGCTACCGCAAACAGACG CTGGTCTCAAGAAGATCTGCAAGGCCATTGTTGAGGCCAACAGCGATGAAGAGCGCATCAAAGCTTTTGGACCGATCCAAGAGATGATCACTTTTGTCCAATTTGCCAATGATGAGTGTGACTATGGGATGGGTTATGAGCTGGGAATAGACCTGTTCTGCTATGGTTCACAT TATTTCCACAAGGTTATCAGACAAGTTCTCCCCATGGCGTACAGCTTGCTGAATCGAAATTTGTTTGGAGAGATTCTGGAGTCCCACCTCTCCAAACGTAGCCATGACGACCTCGACCAACTTTCCTCGTAG